The following are encoded in a window of Harpia harpyja isolate bHarHar1 chromosome W, bHarHar1 primary haplotype, whole genome shotgun sequence genomic DNA:
- the LOC128136282 gene encoding uncharacterized protein LOC128136282 isoform X4, translated as MAWPRRGWSRSPSRCRRGRAAAGGMGAAGRRALRQALRAGLALGVLALVLQGLRGWLTSKRYEFTPAEIAQLARHHAGLDHELAFSKIIVELRKKHPGHILPDEDLQWVFVNAGRWMGSMCLLHASLTEYVLLFGTAVDTGGHSGRYWADISNTVISGTFQQWKEGTTRSEIYYPGKRSSHGALQAVSMSWDMIALWAGPPLSQSLFLPAGRSQELRMGQFVSPGAHPSILVGASKRKVSKTGEGLGCADRGAQPCRSWSHPSLWERYGAAAGSCAGCVCWQGTPSCTRRERPRRCSGAQAPGWWRLESPCGVRTPLCAPGVQQERGWGWLSLGPAKFLQLPRYQEEDAGTSQAAPCPSGQGAQGELGQSTHCKGRPRGSLVGCQVCRQCRALCPAGSISHGSIPTDMGWQHTVSPWHRAGSALGPPSSEGMPSLCAGGPPGPLHVICPRG; from the exons ATGGCTTGGCCGCGGCGGGGGTGGTCCCGCTCCCCGtcccggtgccggcggggcagagcggcggcgggcggcatgggggcggcggggcggcgggcgctgcggCAGGCGCTGCGGGCCGGACTGGCGCTGGGCGTGCTGGCGCTGGTGCtgcaggggctgcggggctggctgACCTCCAAGCGGTACGAGTTCACGCCCGCCGAGATCGCCCAGCTCGCCCGGCACCACGCGG ggctggacCACGAGCTGGCTTTCTCCAAGATCATCGTGGAGCTACGGAAGAAGCACCCAGGCCATATCCTGCCAGATGAAGACCTGCAGTGGGTGTTCGTGAATGCAGGCAGGTGGATGGGCTCCATGTGCCTCCTGCATGCCTCACTCACCGAGTATGTGCTGCTCTTTGGGACAGCCGTCGACACCGGGGGCCACTCAG GTCGGTACTGGGCAGATATCTCCAACACCGTCATCTCAGGGACCTTCCAGCAGTGGAAGGAAGGGACCACCAGAAGTGAGATCTACTATCCAGGTAAGCGCAGCAGCCACGGCGCCCTGCAGGCTGTGTCCATGTCCTGGGACATGATTGCTCTGTGGGCTGGTCCTCCGCTGTCGCAGAGCCTCTTCCTTCCAGCTGGCAGAAGCCAAGAGCTCAGGATGGGGCAGTTTGTGTCCCCTGGGGCACATCCCAGCATCTTAGTGGGTGCCAGTAAGAGAAAAGTGAGCAAGACTGGGGAGGGGTTGGGGTGCGCAGACCGGGGTGCTCAGCCCTGCAGGTCCTGGTCCCACCCATCTCTTTGGGAACGATATGGggcagctgctgggagctgtgctggTTGTGTGTGTTGGCAGGGGACACCATCGTGCACCAGGCGGGAGAGGCCACGTCGGTGCAGTGGAGCGCAGGCACCTGGATGGTGGA GGCTGGAGTCGCCTTGTGGGGTACGAACACCGCTGTGTGCCCCCGGTGtgcagcaggagaggggctggggttGGCTGTCCCTGGGCCCTGCGAAATTTCTTCAGCTCCCGAGATATCAGGAGGAGGATGCTGGCACAAGCCAGGCTGCACCATGCCCCTCGGGGCAGGGTGCACAAGGTGAGCTGGGCCAGAGCACCCACTGTAAAGGTCGGCCAAGAGGTTCCCTGGTGGGCTGCCAGGTCTGCAGGCAGTGCAGGGCACTGTGTCCAGCTGGCAGCATCTCCCATGGCTCCATCCCCACTGACATGGGTTGGCAGCACACAGTGTCCCCCTGGCACAGGGCGGGATCTGCGCTGGGACCCCCCAGCAGTGAGGGGATGCCCAGCCTCTGTGCTGGAGGTCCTCCTGGTCCCCTGCATGTCATCTGCCCGAGGGGATAG
- the LOC128136282 gene encoding uncharacterized protein LOC128136282 isoform X9, whose amino-acid sequence MAWPRRGWSRSPSRCRRGRAAAGGMGAAGRRALRQALRAGLALGVLALVLQGLRGWLTSKRYEFTPAEIAQLARHHAGLDHELAFSKIIVELRKKHPGHILPDEDLQWVFVNAGRWMGSMCLLHASLTEYVLLFGTAVDTGGHSGRYWADISNTVISGTFQQWKEGTTRSEIYYPGLESPCGVRTPLCAPGVQQERGWGWLSLGPAKFLQLPRYQEEDAGTSQAAPCPSGQGAQGELGQSTHCKGRPRGSLVGCQVCRQCRALCPAGSISHGSIPTDMGWQHTVSPWHRAGSALGPPSSEGMPSLCAGGPPGPLHVICPRG is encoded by the exons ATGGCTTGGCCGCGGCGGGGGTGGTCCCGCTCCCCGtcccggtgccggcggggcagagcggcggcgggcggcatgggggcggcggggcggcgggcgctgcggCAGGCGCTGCGGGCCGGACTGGCGCTGGGCGTGCTGGCGCTGGTGCtgcaggggctgcggggctggctgACCTCCAAGCGGTACGAGTTCACGCCCGCCGAGATCGCCCAGCTCGCCCGGCACCACGCGG ggctggacCACGAGCTGGCTTTCTCCAAGATCATCGTGGAGCTACGGAAGAAGCACCCAGGCCATATCCTGCCAGATGAAGACCTGCAGTGGGTGTTCGTGAATGCAGGCAGGTGGATGGGCTCCATGTGCCTCCTGCATGCCTCACTCACCGAGTATGTGCTGCTCTTTGGGACAGCCGTCGACACCGGGGGCCACTCAG GTCGGTACTGGGCAGATATCTCCAACACCGTCATCTCAGGGACCTTCCAGCAGTGGAAGGAAGGGACCACCAGAAGTGAGATCTACTATCCAG GGCTGGAGTCGCCTTGTGGGGTACGAACACCGCTGTGTGCCCCCGGTGtgcagcaggagaggggctggggttGGCTGTCCCTGGGCCCTGCGAAATTTCTTCAGCTCCCGAGATATCAGGAGGAGGATGCTGGCACAAGCCAGGCTGCACCATGCCCCTCGGGGCAGGGTGCACAAGGTGAGCTGGGCCAGAGCACCCACTGTAAAGGTCGGCCAAGAGGTTCCCTGGTGGGCTGCCAGGTCTGCAGGCAGTGCAGGGCACTGTGTCCAGCTGGCAGCATCTCCCATGGCTCCATCCCCACTGACATGGGTTGGCAGCACACAGTGTCCCCCTGGCACAGGGCGGGATCTGCGCTGGGACCCCCCAGCAGTGAGGGGATGCCCAGCCTCTGTGCTGGAGGTCCTCCTGGTCCCCTGCATGTCATCTGCCCGAGGGGATAG
- the LOC128136282 gene encoding uncharacterized protein LOC128136282 isoform X3 produces the protein MAWPRRGWSRSPSRCRRGRAAAGGMGAAGRRALRQALRAGLALGVLALVLQGLRGWLTSKRYEFTPAEIAQLARHHAGLDHELAFSKIIVELRKKHPGHILPDEDLQWVFVNAGRWMGSMCLLHASLTEYVLLFGTAVDTGGHSGRYWADISNTVISGTFQQWKEGTTRSEIYYPGKRSSHGALQAVSMSWDMIALWAGPPLSQSLFLPAGRSQELRMGQFVSPGAHPSILVGASKRKGTPSCTRRERPRRCSGAQAPGWWSTAGASSPPRLPSPWLTPSSALRTLSPSFTPCASTPRACSWKPMPSSAPWAAEPGSLGCPAGHSWLLSSQPSSPFLLLLPRLYQRQQETPYASPQLLCPSPWASWVPGQRDHGSHCNADHQFSLLPACPPFQAEPCPAFPSPRAGVALWGTNTAVCPRCAAGEGLGLAVPGPCEISSAPEISGGGCWHKPGCTMPLGAGCTRCLNLCTSSGRDLAP, from the exons ATGGCTTGGCCGCGGCGGGGGTGGTCCCGCTCCCCGtcccggtgccggcggggcagagcggcggcgggcggcatgggggcggcggggcggcgggcgctgcggCAGGCGCTGCGGGCCGGACTGGCGCTGGGCGTGCTGGCGCTGGTGCtgcaggggctgcggggctggctgACCTCCAAGCGGTACGAGTTCACGCCCGCCGAGATCGCCCAGCTCGCCCGGCACCACGCGG ggctggacCACGAGCTGGCTTTCTCCAAGATCATCGTGGAGCTACGGAAGAAGCACCCAGGCCATATCCTGCCAGATGAAGACCTGCAGTGGGTGTTCGTGAATGCAGGCAGGTGGATGGGCTCCATGTGCCTCCTGCATGCCTCACTCACCGAGTATGTGCTGCTCTTTGGGACAGCCGTCGACACCGGGGGCCACTCAG GTCGGTACTGGGCAGATATCTCCAACACCGTCATCTCAGGGACCTTCCAGCAGTGGAAGGAAGGGACCACCAGAAGTGAGATCTACTATCCAGGTAAGCGCAGCAGCCACGGCGCCCTGCAGGCTGTGTCCATGTCCTGGGACATGATTGCTCTGTGGGCTGGTCCTCCGCTGTCGCAGAGCCTCTTCCTTCCAGCTGGCAGAAGCCAAGAGCTCAGGATGGGGCAGTTTGTGTCCCCTGGGGCACATCCCAGCATCTTAGTGGGTGCCAGTAAGAGAAAA GGGACACCATCGTGCACCAGGCGGGAGAGGCCACGTCGGTGCAGTGGAGCGCAGGCACCTGGATGGTGGAGTACGGCCGGGGCTTCATCCCCTCCACGCTTGCCTTCGCCCTGGCTGACACCCTCTTCAGCGCTCAGGACTTTGTCACCCTCTTTTACACCCTGCGCGTCTACGCCAAGAGCCTGCTCCTGGAAGCCAATGCCTTCTTCAGCACCTTGGGCTGCTGAGCCTGGCTCACTGGGGTGCCCTGCTGGGCACAGctggctcctctcctcccagccttcctcccctttcctcctcctcctccccaggctctatcagaggcagcaggagaccCCCTATGCCTCCCCCCAATTGCTCTGTCCTTCCCCATGGGCCAGCTGGGTACCAGGACAGAGGGACCATGGCAGTCACTGCAATGCAGACCACCAGTTCTCTTTACTACCTGCCTGTCCCCCCTTTCAAGCAGAGCCATGTCCTGCTTTTCCATCCCCCAGGGCTGGAGTCGCCTTGTGGGGTACGAACACCGCTGTGTGCCCCCGGTGtgcagcaggagaggggctggggttGGCTGTCCCTGGGCCCTGCGAAATTTCTTCAGCTCCCGAGATATCAGGAGGAGGATGCTGGCACAAGCCAGGCTGCACCATGCCCCTCGGGGCAGGGTGCACAAG GTGCCTGAACCTCTGTACTAGCTCAGGACGGGATCTCGCCCCTTGA
- the LOC128136282 gene encoding uncharacterized protein LOC128136282 isoform X1, producing MAWPRRGWSRSPSRCRRGRAAAGGMGAAGRRALRQALRAGLALGVLALVLQGLRGWLTSKRYEFTPAEIAQLARHHAGLDHELAFSKIIVELRKKHPGHILPDEDLQWVFVNAGRWMGSMCLLHASLTEYVLLFGTAVDTGGHSGRYWADISNTVISGTFQQWKEGTTRSEIYYPGKRSSHGALQAVSMSWDMIALWAGPPLSQSLFLPAGRSQELRMGQFVSPGAHPSILVGASKRKVSKTGEGLGCADRGAQPCRSWSHPSLWERYGAAAGSCAGCVCWQGTPSCTRRERPRRCSGAQAPGWWSTAGASSPPRLPSPWLTPSSALRTLSPSFTPCASTPRACSWKPMPSSAPWAAEPGSLGCPAGHSWLLSSQPSSPFLLLLPRLYQRQQETPYASPQLLCPSPWASWVPGQRDHGSHCNADHQFSLLPACPPFQAEPCPAFPSPRAGVALWGTNTAVCPRCAAGEGLGLAVPGPCEISSAPEISGGGCWHKPGCTMPLGAGCTRCLNLCTSSGRDLAP from the exons ATGGCTTGGCCGCGGCGGGGGTGGTCCCGCTCCCCGtcccggtgccggcggggcagagcggcggcgggcggcatgggggcggcggggcggcgggcgctgcggCAGGCGCTGCGGGCCGGACTGGCGCTGGGCGTGCTGGCGCTGGTGCtgcaggggctgcggggctggctgACCTCCAAGCGGTACGAGTTCACGCCCGCCGAGATCGCCCAGCTCGCCCGGCACCACGCGG ggctggacCACGAGCTGGCTTTCTCCAAGATCATCGTGGAGCTACGGAAGAAGCACCCAGGCCATATCCTGCCAGATGAAGACCTGCAGTGGGTGTTCGTGAATGCAGGCAGGTGGATGGGCTCCATGTGCCTCCTGCATGCCTCACTCACCGAGTATGTGCTGCTCTTTGGGACAGCCGTCGACACCGGGGGCCACTCAG GTCGGTACTGGGCAGATATCTCCAACACCGTCATCTCAGGGACCTTCCAGCAGTGGAAGGAAGGGACCACCAGAAGTGAGATCTACTATCCAGGTAAGCGCAGCAGCCACGGCGCCCTGCAGGCTGTGTCCATGTCCTGGGACATGATTGCTCTGTGGGCTGGTCCTCCGCTGTCGCAGAGCCTCTTCCTTCCAGCTGGCAGAAGCCAAGAGCTCAGGATGGGGCAGTTTGTGTCCCCTGGGGCACATCCCAGCATCTTAGTGGGTGCCAGTAAGAGAAAAGTGAGCAAGACTGGGGAGGGGTTGGGGTGCGCAGACCGGGGTGCTCAGCCCTGCAGGTCCTGGTCCCACCCATCTCTTTGGGAACGATATGGggcagctgctgggagctgtgctggTTGTGTGTGTTGGCAGGGGACACCATCGTGCACCAGGCGGGAGAGGCCACGTCGGTGCAGTGGAGCGCAGGCACCTGGATGGTGGAGTACGGCCGGGGCTTCATCCCCTCCACGCTTGCCTTCGCCCTGGCTGACACCCTCTTCAGCGCTCAGGACTTTGTCACCCTCTTTTACACCCTGCGCGTCTACGCCAAGAGCCTGCTCCTGGAAGCCAATGCCTTCTTCAGCACCTTGGGCTGCTGAGCCTGGCTCACTGGGGTGCCCTGCTGGGCACAGctggctcctctcctcccagccttcctcccctttcctcctcctcctccccaggctctatcagaggcagcaggagaccCCCTATGCCTCCCCCCAATTGCTCTGTCCTTCCCCATGGGCCAGCTGGGTACCAGGACAGAGGGACCATGGCAGTCACTGCAATGCAGACCACCAGTTCTCTTTACTACCTGCCTGTCCCCCCTTTCAAGCAGAGCCATGTCCTGCTTTTCCATCCCCCAGGGCTGGAGTCGCCTTGTGGGGTACGAACACCGCTGTGTGCCCCCGGTGtgcagcaggagaggggctggggttGGCTGTCCCTGGGCCCTGCGAAATTTCTTCAGCTCCCGAGATATCAGGAGGAGGATGCTGGCACAAGCCAGGCTGCACCATGCCCCTCGGGGCAGGGTGCACAAG GTGCCTGAACCTCTGTACTAGCTCAGGACGGGATCTCGCCCCTTGA
- the LOC128136282 gene encoding sigma non-opioid intracellular receptor 1-like isoform X10, producing MAWPRRGWSRSPSRCRRGRAAAGGMGAAGRRALRQALRAGLALGVLALVLQGLRGWLTSKRYEFTPAEIAQLARHHAGLDHELAFSKIIVELRKKHPGHILPDEDLQWVFVNAGRWMGSMCLLHASLTEYVLLFGTAVDTGGHSGRYWADISNTVISGTFQQWKEGTTRSEIYYPGDTIVHQAGEATSVQWSAGTWMVEAGVALWGTNTAVCPRCAAGEGLGLAVPGPCEISSAPEISGGGCWHKPGCTMPLGAGCTRCLNLCTSSGRDLAP from the exons ATGGCTTGGCCGCGGCGGGGGTGGTCCCGCTCCCCGtcccggtgccggcggggcagagcggcggcgggcggcatgggggcggcggggcggcgggcgctgcggCAGGCGCTGCGGGCCGGACTGGCGCTGGGCGTGCTGGCGCTGGTGCtgcaggggctgcggggctggctgACCTCCAAGCGGTACGAGTTCACGCCCGCCGAGATCGCCCAGCTCGCCCGGCACCACGCGG ggctggacCACGAGCTGGCTTTCTCCAAGATCATCGTGGAGCTACGGAAGAAGCACCCAGGCCATATCCTGCCAGATGAAGACCTGCAGTGGGTGTTCGTGAATGCAGGCAGGTGGATGGGCTCCATGTGCCTCCTGCATGCCTCACTCACCGAGTATGTGCTGCTCTTTGGGACAGCCGTCGACACCGGGGGCCACTCAG GTCGGTACTGGGCAGATATCTCCAACACCGTCATCTCAGGGACCTTCCAGCAGTGGAAGGAAGGGACCACCAGAAGTGAGATCTACTATCCAG GGGACACCATCGTGCACCAGGCGGGAGAGGCCACGTCGGTGCAGTGGAGCGCAGGCACCTGGATGGTGGA GGCTGGAGTCGCCTTGTGGGGTACGAACACCGCTGTGTGCCCCCGGTGtgcagcaggagaggggctggggttGGCTGTCCCTGGGCCCTGCGAAATTTCTTCAGCTCCCGAGATATCAGGAGGAGGATGCTGGCACAAGCCAGGCTGCACCATGCCCCTCGGGGCAGGGTGCACAAG GTGCCTGAACCTCTGTACTAGCTCAGGACGGGATCTCGCCCCTTGA
- the LOC128136282 gene encoding uncharacterized protein LOC128136282 isoform X7 gives MAWPRRGWSRSPSRCRRGRAAAGGMGAAGRRALRQALRAGLALGVLALVLQGLRGWLTSKRYEFTPAEIAQLARHHAGLDHELAFSKIIVELRKKHPGHILPDEDLQWVFVNAGRWMGSMCLLHASLTEYVLLFGTAVDTGGHSGRYWADISNTVISGTFQQWKEGTTRSEIYYPGKRSSHGALQAVSMSWDMIALWAGPPLSQSLFLPAGRSQELRMGQFVSPGAHPSILVGASKRKVSKTGEGLGCADRGAQPCRSWSHPSLWERYGAAAGSCAGCVCWQGTPSCTRRERPRRCSGAQAPGWWRLESPCGVRTPLCAPGVQQERGWGWLSLGPAKFLQLPRYQEEDAGTSQAAPCPSGQGAQGA, from the exons ATGGCTTGGCCGCGGCGGGGGTGGTCCCGCTCCCCGtcccggtgccggcggggcagagcggcggcgggcggcatgggggcggcggggcggcgggcgctgcggCAGGCGCTGCGGGCCGGACTGGCGCTGGGCGTGCTGGCGCTGGTGCtgcaggggctgcggggctggctgACCTCCAAGCGGTACGAGTTCACGCCCGCCGAGATCGCCCAGCTCGCCCGGCACCACGCGG ggctggacCACGAGCTGGCTTTCTCCAAGATCATCGTGGAGCTACGGAAGAAGCACCCAGGCCATATCCTGCCAGATGAAGACCTGCAGTGGGTGTTCGTGAATGCAGGCAGGTGGATGGGCTCCATGTGCCTCCTGCATGCCTCACTCACCGAGTATGTGCTGCTCTTTGGGACAGCCGTCGACACCGGGGGCCACTCAG GTCGGTACTGGGCAGATATCTCCAACACCGTCATCTCAGGGACCTTCCAGCAGTGGAAGGAAGGGACCACCAGAAGTGAGATCTACTATCCAGGTAAGCGCAGCAGCCACGGCGCCCTGCAGGCTGTGTCCATGTCCTGGGACATGATTGCTCTGTGGGCTGGTCCTCCGCTGTCGCAGAGCCTCTTCCTTCCAGCTGGCAGAAGCCAAGAGCTCAGGATGGGGCAGTTTGTGTCCCCTGGGGCACATCCCAGCATCTTAGTGGGTGCCAGTAAGAGAAAAGTGAGCAAGACTGGGGAGGGGTTGGGGTGCGCAGACCGGGGTGCTCAGCCCTGCAGGTCCTGGTCCCACCCATCTCTTTGGGAACGATATGGggcagctgctgggagctgtgctggTTGTGTGTGTTGGCAGGGGACACCATCGTGCACCAGGCGGGAGAGGCCACGTCGGTGCAGTGGAGCGCAGGCACCTGGATGGTGGA GGCTGGAGTCGCCTTGTGGGGTACGAACACCGCTGTGTGCCCCCGGTGtgcagcaggagaggggctggggttGGCTGTCCCTGGGCCCTGCGAAATTTCTTCAGCTCCCGAGATATCAGGAGGAGGATGCTGGCACAAGCCAGGCTGCACCATGCCCCTCGGGGCAGGGTGCACAAG GTGCCTGA
- the LOC128136282 gene encoding uncharacterized protein LOC128136282 isoform X5, which translates to MAWPRRGWSRSPSRCRRGRAAAGGMGAAGRRALRQALRAGLALGVLALVLQGLRGWLTSKRYEFTPAEIAQLARHHAGLDHELAFSKIIVELRKKHPGHILPDEDLQWVFVNAGRWMGSMCLLHASLTEYVLLFGTAVDTGGHSGRYWADISNTVISGTFQQWKEGTTRSEIYYPGKRSSHGALQAVSMSWDMIALWAGPPLSQSLFLPAGRSQELRMGQFVSPGAHPSILVGASKRKGTPSCTRRERPRRCSGAQAPGWWRLESPCGVRTPLCAPGVQQERGWGWLSLGPAKFLQLPRYQEEDAGTSQAAPCPSGQGAQGELGQSTHCKGRPRGSLVGCQVCRQCRALCPAGSISHGSIPTDMGWQHTVSPWHRAGSALGPPSSEGMPSLCAGGPPGPLHVICPRG; encoded by the exons ATGGCTTGGCCGCGGCGGGGGTGGTCCCGCTCCCCGtcccggtgccggcggggcagagcggcggcgggcggcatgggggcggcggggcggcgggcgctgcggCAGGCGCTGCGGGCCGGACTGGCGCTGGGCGTGCTGGCGCTGGTGCtgcaggggctgcggggctggctgACCTCCAAGCGGTACGAGTTCACGCCCGCCGAGATCGCCCAGCTCGCCCGGCACCACGCGG ggctggacCACGAGCTGGCTTTCTCCAAGATCATCGTGGAGCTACGGAAGAAGCACCCAGGCCATATCCTGCCAGATGAAGACCTGCAGTGGGTGTTCGTGAATGCAGGCAGGTGGATGGGCTCCATGTGCCTCCTGCATGCCTCACTCACCGAGTATGTGCTGCTCTTTGGGACAGCCGTCGACACCGGGGGCCACTCAG GTCGGTACTGGGCAGATATCTCCAACACCGTCATCTCAGGGACCTTCCAGCAGTGGAAGGAAGGGACCACCAGAAGTGAGATCTACTATCCAGGTAAGCGCAGCAGCCACGGCGCCCTGCAGGCTGTGTCCATGTCCTGGGACATGATTGCTCTGTGGGCTGGTCCTCCGCTGTCGCAGAGCCTCTTCCTTCCAGCTGGCAGAAGCCAAGAGCTCAGGATGGGGCAGTTTGTGTCCCCTGGGGCACATCCCAGCATCTTAGTGGGTGCCAGTAAGAGAAAA GGGACACCATCGTGCACCAGGCGGGAGAGGCCACGTCGGTGCAGTGGAGCGCAGGCACCTGGATGGTGGA GGCTGGAGTCGCCTTGTGGGGTACGAACACCGCTGTGTGCCCCCGGTGtgcagcaggagaggggctggggttGGCTGTCCCTGGGCCCTGCGAAATTTCTTCAGCTCCCGAGATATCAGGAGGAGGATGCTGGCACAAGCCAGGCTGCACCATGCCCCTCGGGGCAGGGTGCACAAGGTGAGCTGGGCCAGAGCACCCACTGTAAAGGTCGGCCAAGAGGTTCCCTGGTGGGCTGCCAGGTCTGCAGGCAGTGCAGGGCACTGTGTCCAGCTGGCAGCATCTCCCATGGCTCCATCCCCACTGACATGGGTTGGCAGCACACAGTGTCCCCCTGGCACAGGGCGGGATCTGCGCTGGGACCCCCCAGCAGTGAGGGGATGCCCAGCCTCTGTGCTGGAGGTCCTCCTGGTCCCCTGCATGTCATCTGCCCGAGGGGATAG
- the LOC128136282 gene encoding sigma non-opioid intracellular receptor 1-like isoform X11 translates to MAWPRRGWSRSPSRCRRGRAAAGGMGAAGRRALRQALRAGLALGVLALVLQGLRGWLTSKRYEFTPAEIAQLARHHAGLDHELAFSKIIVELRKKHPGHILPDEDLQWVFVNAGRWMGSMCLLHASLTEYVLLFGTAVDTGGHSGRYWADISNTVISGTFQQWKEGTTRSEIYYPGDTIVHQAGEATSVQWSAGTWMVEYGRGFIPSTLAFALADTLFSAQDFVTLFYTLRVYAKSLLLEANAFFSTLGC, encoded by the exons ATGGCTTGGCCGCGGCGGGGGTGGTCCCGCTCCCCGtcccggtgccggcggggcagagcggcggcgggcggcatgggggcggcggggcggcgggcgctgcggCAGGCGCTGCGGGCCGGACTGGCGCTGGGCGTGCTGGCGCTGGTGCtgcaggggctgcggggctggctgACCTCCAAGCGGTACGAGTTCACGCCCGCCGAGATCGCCCAGCTCGCCCGGCACCACGCGG ggctggacCACGAGCTGGCTTTCTCCAAGATCATCGTGGAGCTACGGAAGAAGCACCCAGGCCATATCCTGCCAGATGAAGACCTGCAGTGGGTGTTCGTGAATGCAGGCAGGTGGATGGGCTCCATGTGCCTCCTGCATGCCTCACTCACCGAGTATGTGCTGCTCTTTGGGACAGCCGTCGACACCGGGGGCCACTCAG GTCGGTACTGGGCAGATATCTCCAACACCGTCATCTCAGGGACCTTCCAGCAGTGGAAGGAAGGGACCACCAGAAGTGAGATCTACTATCCAG GGGACACCATCGTGCACCAGGCGGGAGAGGCCACGTCGGTGCAGTGGAGCGCAGGCACCTGGATGGTGGAGTACGGCCGGGGCTTCATCCCCTCCACGCTTGCCTTCGCCCTGGCTGACACCCTCTTCAGCGCTCAGGACTTTGTCACCCTCTTTTACACCCTGCGCGTCTACGCCAAGAGCCTGCTCCTGGAAGCCAATGCCTTCTTCAGCACCTTGGGCTGCTGA